A segment of the Ictalurus punctatus breed USDA103 chromosome 24, Coco_2.0, whole genome shotgun sequence genome:
ccccgcagcacggggagaacatgcaaactccgcacacacatggccccagcgggacttgggagattttttttttttttatcaaattgCTCTTTGGCATGATTCCCGACGCCATGATGTAACCAGCAATTGCTCTGTAGGCGCAGAAATGCTATTAGAGAAAGCCAgcaagctaatgttagctagttacTTAAAATACAAGTTTGTGTTCTAGCGGAAAGGGTTGCTCTGCTTTGGTTGAGAGGGTTTCATCCCACTCTAATGCTCTAGCTGTCTATCAGGTAAGTTAAGCTAGCCAGAAGGCAATGAGAAGAACAAAACTCACATGGATTGTCACTTTtaatgtttgtgtatttattgtcctatCTGTGTTCTTCAGTGATTTTGATCTGTTGCCAAACCAGTTGTAGCTTTATACACTTCTGACTGAGCAGACACTTCTGGAGGTTCCTTCTGTAGCCGTATATCTACTATGGCATGCAACATGAATTCAGGAGAGTGGGCTCCACCAGAATGATGGCTAATGCACTGGGGTGAGTGACTTGAACACAGGTTGGGATTCATGAAAAGACTGCTGAGTGTATTGTACCTGAGAGTGGTTCTGAACATAATTCTCTGTGCATTGAGCGCTATCTTCACTCCTGGGTGAAGTTTTCAATGGAAAACTGCGATGTTGTTCCTCCCGGTCCACTGCAGCTTCATAGACTTCTTCCGGCTTGGATGCTGCTTAGGATTCTTCCATATGTGCTTTATGCAGTGCTGCTTCAGCGTGTTCTCTGTGCTGCTCCTCAAACTGAATTTTTCTCTTATCATGGTGACCTCTCTCTGCATAAGAGACCTTTACCTTGAATGCCTCTGCTTTAGATATTGCTTTAGCCACTGCAGCACTAGCTGATGAAGTACTTGAGGTAACTGATGAAATAGTCTGTGAAATAGTTTTGTATGTTTGCTTCTTCTTCCTGAGACTGCATTTTGcatgcttcttcttcttttttttttttttttttttaccattttccAGTTCTATTTCATCTTCACTCACTATCTAAATGTCCTTTTACTATTCTGCCCTTGCAACTGTGTCCAAACAGAGCTATGGTAGATACCAAGCAAGGTGAAAATGAAGCTCCAGAACTATGTTGTTTTATGGATGTTCCACAGGataaaatgtaactacaaagatgtttttttaagtacattttCTTTATGTCGGTGGCATAAGCAGAATAagacacttcaggatgtgctgtcattataaaataattaacttcaggGTGATATTTCCCTGTAACAACAGGGAAATACTGCATTTTAACTTATTTAGTGTAACTGCATTTTTGAAGCATTGGAATGCACAGATTTGTTAGCTGGACCCCCCAAACCCTGTTTGAAACTCTGGAATAGTGTATATTCACTGGAATAGTGTATATAACCCCCCCCCGATTCCTATCTATTCCTGTTGTATAGGTGTGGTTGAGCTGAATTTATTAACACGACACCAAATTTCTGTTCAGAACTGAGGCTTTTTCAGTACAtcagtacaaaacaaaaaaagattcatGTATTTGAAAGTCACAAATTAGGCTCAACTGCTTGAAACAACTATGTCTGATTGTTAAGGGATGATGGTACTCGAAAAGTTTTAGTTGTAAAACCTCTGTTTTAACTTAATCTTAGCTAGCTTAAGcttagctaatgttaatgataaACAAATTTTTGGGTGGTACAGTATATTTGATAGGTTTGTATACTGTTAAATGAACTTCAGTCTCAGTTAAAGAGTTAATGAGACTAAGTTAAAGGTTATGACCACTTGTGAATCAAGTTTATGCTAGTTTACTACCAGTTAACTCGCTGGCTGAGTATTGAGAGTGGGGCACAACATGGGGGCATTTCAAATAGCTCATTCTTACACATTCTGCCATTTTCAGTAAGTTTGTAAGTGAGACGCTCCTAAGCCATATCAATGGTTATCTGGCCTTTAAAAGATTTATtcaaattaatataaattaGTATTACATATTCAGAGGTACTATAAATTTAAGGATGCCTTAGAGGAAGCACATGGAGGGGaaaaatatttaatcaaatgTTAGGCACAAATGATAACTGTTTTCAAATACTTAGACACGGATAGTCTGCATTCTCGCAGTGAGTGTGGCTGCTTATTTGAATGGATTGAACTTGGATTGAATCACAAGAAATATGGGACAGATTTAATGGAGGTGGATGGTGTTTGGCCTTACATGAAGACAGATCTCATAGTCGATGTGTGCATGCCAGAAATCCTCTTTGTGAAGCTGGGGATCCCGGACCCATACACTTACAAATTCCTGTAACACATTTACAAGAGATACTTAAGCATGAGTCATAGAAGTTAGGAGCTATGGATGAGTCTCTATTTTCGAATATCCAAACATTTCATAAGGTCAAAgagtaaattaaacattttgagTATTATTTAGCAGAAATCAAATTCTCCAAAAAAACTGTTTAAGAAGCTATAATCCACCAGAAAGTGTAGTTGTTTACAGAATTTGCCAGTAGAGTGGaacttattataacagcaatggtgtaataaatctggaatgagatgctCAACACGCATATATGTGTATGATGTTCAGGTGTACATAATCTCTTTAAATCCCCAGGTCCACTCGCATGGACTCTTGTCACCAGCATGCTCCACAGAGTTCAGAGCAGGGCCCAACCATGACCCAGTCACCTAAATTCTAAATGACTCTAAATTCTCTTACTCAATCATCTACATGAGAAGATCTGAGAATACACACATTAAATGAGACAAAAGTGTGTTGACCTTCATAAATCAGGCATTGGCAATATGAAATAGCTACAAGCCTGAAAATACCCATTTCCACTGTTAGGCCATTAATTAAGAAGCTTGAAACAACCGGAGGTGCACTGAATCTGCCTGGAAATGGACTCAAGTATACTAGATGGCCAAAACTATGtggacccctgaccatcacacccatatatagTTCTTCCccaaaagttggaagcacacaattgtataaaatgtcttaTTATGCCTGTATCTTTAAgctttcccttcactggataTAAATCGCCCAAGCCTGTTTCATTATGAGAaaacccctgtgcacaaagcaaaggTCCAtaaaaacatggtttgccaaggttgatgtGAGGGAACTCAAATTGCCCAGGCCGTTTAAAATCTTAAAATCATAGTTCCTAGTGTGGGGACCAAATTTGCGTTAATGTCTGTGGTTTTGGAATAGACACCTATTGTATGAGTGTGATtgtcatgtgtccacatacttttggtcatatacaATAGGGTATATTTTCCCCACAATGTGGAGAGGCATTTCTCAAAGGTTCACAGTTGTAAATGTGCAGAAGACGGTAGAACTTTGGGGTCACCAAGAACAATCAGATGTCACGTCCATGCCAACAAAATATTAGAAGGATGTGCCATAAAAAAGACTTTTCTGTCATCTAACCATAAATGTAAGTGCCAAAGTGCCTAGATGCTACCAGATGTTTGACTAGAACCAGGTCCTATGGTCAGATCAGACAATAATAGATTAAAGGTGGATTTGGCATAAAAACAAAGATGGCTATACAAATTAAAATCTAATCACCAGTGTTAAGTGTGCTGGAGGTGGatctgtgatgtgttttttttcctgcaaaaGCCTACTTTTCACTGGGAATCTCAGATGATTGACCTCTGACCTAATTTCCATaaaatctgttgatatttgaattttgtgattttattcagatttttttttttttaaatctaaattcTCAGAACCTAGGACTCTGGAGGATCTGGAGAGACAGAAGTGCTCCCAGACTCCTTCCTTATTACTCTCCAGTCTCATCAAGAATTTACAGGATTATGCTaattaacaaaaacataaaaacaacaacaacaacaaaaacaccaccacatatttacataactttttttaaaacatatcttTAACAAAGTGTGGATTGGCAGATAATGTAAAGCAGAAGTACAGCAAACCGATATGGTACATAGCTTAATGCACACTTTGTTGCCATATGTTTTTAGGCATTAGATATATTGTATGATTACaggtattattttttttaggttttgataacaaaaacaatgggTTGGAGTTTAAAAAGGAAAACTTCACTCCcattaaatgaaaaattaaaagTGTGCTTATAAGAAATCGAAAGTACCTTCTTCATAAGACTGCCCATCATGTCCTCCATTTCAGAGACGTCACTGGAAAAGACAGAGAAATGCTACTTAACAGCAGCAAAATTGAATCGAGCTGAATGATTCAGCACTAAGCACTCAACACTAAGTTTACAACAAGCACAacgttttaatgggaattgggAACATATTAAGGAGGATTAGAAATTAAGCTCTTAATACATCAGCGTAGACAGAAAAGCTGCATGGTGATGCAATAGCAGTATTAGAGAAGGGCTCTGGACTCATGCTTGGGACACAAATTGGAACAATGTGTTGATCAGTTCTCAGCTTTAGTAAAATGTgactatttaaaatgtactgtaaatttCTGCCTGTTATCAGTCAGGCACCAGGCTGACAGTTTCAGTTCTCTTCATAAGTATTATGAGTACTCTGGATACTGctaagacaaataaaattagTTTTGGTGATGTACACTTAAAACAGCAAATCACCCAAGTTAAATCCTTCCCTTTTCTAAAAGAATATGCATCAAGCATACTGCATTTGATGTACAAAGAAGTGTCAATGACAACATGTGCATTCTGGCATTGCTGGGTGAGAATATTAACTGGCAATGAGAAAATTAAAGAATATTCAGAGTGAAGAAATAACTACAAGCAAACTGTCCTACAGTTATTCCTGAACTCAAATCCACAGTCAAGACTTGCACAGCAGGTTTCTTTAAAATGTGAGCGCTTGGATTCTGGCTTCCCAAGGCTGAGCTTGTTCATTAGATTTTACTCCCACATTTTACTGCTGAATTCCACATGCCCTATGAATGCTACTTTGGCATCCCCTCAACATCATATGACTAATAGGCTAACTCCCATCTACAGCCAATTAagtctgtattatttaaaatgctGAGTCATATAGGGGTACTATTTGCATGACAAACAACCTGTCAATACGACATAGTCATTTTGAAGGTTAAGTTACTTAAACAACCATTAAGATGCAAAGAACATGGCCTGACTCTTCTATAGCCAAATAAATTCACTAACACTAATATGTTGTTAAACTTTTAGTAATAGTAAGCACTGGGCCTCATTTTAGTGATTTACTTCTTTCAAATGACCCATTTAAAGGAATCAGCCTGTGTGAGCTTTGATTAGTTTTagattccattaaaaaaaaaaaagaaagaaaaaaaaaaaagaaaaaacggaGCCGATTACAATTTCAACCACTTGGTGAATCTTTTCTGCAGAGTATGGAAGTAAACCTCAACTGCTTGGAATTGCATAATATAAACAATGCTAGCATAGTAttaggtggttgctatggaaTTCCAGTTCATTGCTAAGGTGTTGCTAGCTGGTTGCAATGTTATACCACGTGATTGCTAGGGTGTTGCATAGTAATTGTTATGTCAATGCATGTGCTATGTAGGTGCTAAGCATTCTCCTATGGATACTATGCTGTAGCCAGCTGGTTGTTATAGAATTTCAGATGGTTGATGGTCAACTCATGTGGACACCAGCCGCAACAACACAACTCTCAACAAgggctctcttcttcttcttctttttttaaatccgccTTAAGAGGTCGGTATTTTGTTTACCTTTAAATATGGTGCGAAAATCGAATTATTATTGATTCTTTTCGCGGTTTTTGTCCACATGAGTTGACGTCATTCACCACCGTCGCTTTTTCAATGACGTACGACTCGCATTGACAGGGGAATATCCGATTTGTCCGTTCACATGGCAGACGCAAATACATGTATCCGATTcatatcagatttatttccacatatgAATGAGGCCTGAAGCGGATCTGAGAACATCGGATTCCTTGTCCCCCCCCGCTTACTAGCGATGGAAGAAACGAATATTTTCAAAGCTTCGAATCAACTGAACCAATTGCTTTGCAAAATGATACACTGTTTCGAAGCGTTCGAAACACCACACGCTGGCGACACCTGCTGGTCAAAACAATGTAATAGCAACGAGATCTAGGCCCAAACAAAATGACACCTTTTacaaaacaattgcaaatatcTTCACAACAATGTAATGTTTTCAATATAATTTACAAATCAGCAAATACCATTAAATATTAGTGCTTGTATTTTGTGTCTTAGTTAGGGTCTTTGCTAATCAGACCATTTACATGCAATTACTGTCACTCTAcctttttaattatacacaccTGTGTTTGTCATTAAAGCTGCCTACAAAAGACTAGCATTGGGTCATATGAACCATGTAGCCTAATGTAAATGTGGCCTAAAAGAGTTAGTCAATTATATTGACAGAGCCAATGATTTTGAATAGCAATTGCTTTAGAATTCTACAATAAAATTAATTCATATTTACTCTAAGCATACAGTAGGTCCATATGAACTGATGTGAGTTGGTTTGATTGTCTAACTCATATTTGAAATTTCCCTGTTACTTCAGCCTTAAACTGaagtaatatattaatattttcgtgtttctatttttaaataattattttttaaaaaacacactttTGCCTGTAAACTCAGAAACGctgccatttttttgttttgttacttatttatttaaaatgatttgctTTTGTTGTGTAGGAGCTCTCGGGCGCTCGTTTTCTGCTTTCGGTGCTGTTACCGCTAAGTGTGTAAAAGCCGCGCCCCAACATGCGGCTAGATTAACCGTGCTTTCAGAAAGAACGGCTGATCCTGGGAATGCccgagcaaaaaaaaagtattctgcGCATGTTCGGTGAcctgtagttttgttttgtttgtttttttgttattttgtaagGGGGCGTCTTTACCACACCTCCCGAAACGCCCATTTTACTTGGCGGTACTGAACCCCCTGGAATTTAGTTAATACCAAACTGAAGGTAGCGACATTGGTTTAAAGCGCATTGCGCACTGCGCATGCGCCTCCTTCCTACTCTGCTCTGCGTGTGTGAACGGGTCGCGGTGGTAGATAAagaaccaacacacacactctgacgcTTTAAATCCGTTCAGTTAAAGCCGAGATCACTTCACGAACCCTTTAAACATCCTGAAATCACCAGACCGGAAGTGAGGGACTCTGTGGAAACCGGTAGGTGAGtaaatacaataataacaataataatccaaATCAACTCACCTGTGCTGGTTTATTTAGCTCATAGCTCATAGCGCGTAGTGATAATAAACCCTGATttataaatctatataaatGATGTATCATGTTCTAACCTCTAGTTTGGGTTCGTGGAGAGTAATAAAAGCGTGAGTGTTGATGGAATTGAATATCCACCtttatccagcacaacacaTGAAGAAACGAACCATTTCCGGGTCACAGCCAaccaaataagaaataaataaaactgttcaacTGAAACCTTAGATTAAACCCACTTTCTAATTTTAGACTTTTCACTTGAGCATGAGATTGAAAGAACAGAAAACGGCTTATTCGTTTTGGATTTGTAAGTGTGTACAAAGTggatttgtaataaaataacaagccatttttttttcctgatatttGCTTCTTAATTATGAAAACAGTGAATCGTATACGGATTATACAGGGATCAAATCAACATACTTTACAGTAGCAGATATCTtaagatatattttttcctGTCTTTTCTACTTTTTGTTTTCTGAGACATTTAAAATTCTGAAACAGTTACACCACCTCAcagagaaaaatattaaaccacaataaaaagtattaaagtatgaatatatttaccccaaaataaaacaaagttcacaacatcaggaaaaaaaagggtATTTAAGTCACCTTTAAAGGAAAGAATATCTTGTAAAACAATAAGGGGAGTTGACACCATTTTAATAGACACCCAGCTATGTAAATCAAACCAGAATTTAGAAGTAACCTCACGGTAGAAGAATAGGCGATCAAGTGTTTCAGGGAAACAAGAATGAAAACTACAAGGATTGAAATGAAATCTGTTTTGTATAGATTCACTAACAGGATAAATCCTAAACATGAATTTGTAATGGGTCTCCTTAACCTTTGGAGCAACTgggtaattaaaataaaaggtaAATGCTTTATCCCTTACTGGAGTTTCAACATCTCCCAGAAAATAACACTGGTAATCACCAGTGATAATATGCTTACATTCTTTGTAGATAAATTTATTATTACACTTACTGTCAAAAAGATCAACattacatatttttaaagaagGAAGAGAAACTACAGGTCTAGATAAAGGATCAGGAAAAACTGCTTTGTATTATTCTTACCAGTCCAGTGGGCACAGCATTACATATCTTATCATAGccctttgttgtaattttaacTCCATATTTATTAGCGAAATCCAAATTTATTAGCGAGATAAGAAATACCCATTAGTTTCTAACAAATCATGAATCAAAATAATACCTTTGTTATACCAGTCGCTTTTAAACAGAGACTTTCATTTAATCACTACACACCCTATTGTTCCAAAGAGTGGAGTTATGAGGGAAAAATTACGggtaaatacaatttaaaaaaaaaaatgttttatggaaaTTTTATACCTTCAGGGGAATTAGAAAAATATCCAATTACATCTTAACATAAATCAAGAcaaaatttttgaaaatatgaTTGGGAATATGGTACCATATTGtatttgtctttttattaaacattcttTAATGCACCAAGAAGAGATTAAAAATCAATGGCTTTCAAGCCTCCACGTTCTTGCTCTTTAACCATATGGAATTTAcgcaaatagttttttttttgtttggttgtttttttccccatgtaaattcaaataaaattgaattcgCAGATTTTTAACTACGTTTGGGGCCATATACACGGCAGGAGATAAATATATAAGTTTGTATATTCCCTCAGTTTTAGTCAAGAGGATTCTACCCAAAATAGATGTGTCTCTAGATAACCAATGATTtaaggcttaaaaaaaaaaaactccttcaATTTTAGAATTGAAGTTTGAGTGTTCTTTATTAGCACAGTTCTTGGTGATCATAGCCCCTAGGTACTTAACCTCCTGTTTTACTGGAATTCACTATATTTCTTTTAAAGTACAATTATGAATAGCCATTAGTTCACACTTTGTTTTAAAGTTTACTGTCAGACCTGAAGCCTTTGAAAAAATGGCAGTTCTATCAATAACTAATTTGCTATATAGGGAATTTTGAACGAGTGAGCGATTTTGTACTCCTCTTAAGAGTGAAGAGGCTGAAGTTGAAAGCTTCATGTAATCATCGATGTTGTCATTACAGGAAACCAACACACACTTGGTCGTTGGGTTTCGTTTTCCACACAGGCTTTAAAGCTCTGATACTCTGCGTAACATCACTAAAGGTGAGTTCACTTGAAACGTCCCACCTGAGCTGCTCGGTTAACAAGTTAGTGGAGATTCTGGAGTCATGaatctctgtatttttattCCAGTGTCCTGATTCTTTACACCTCTTATAATGAAGTCGGAGTCCAGACGGCGCTCTTTAGGAAAATCTCCACGGACTCCTGCTGCTACTGGCTCAGAGGTAAAGTTTAGTCATGTGTCTGgtttctcttttcatttttaaaccctGAGAACTtctttataattaaataattattacaaCACTATAtacaacaaacagaaaacttcCCAGCAAACACAGTACGTTCTGATGACCTCACCAGTTTCCTCAGCAGAAAGCACTCTAAGAGTCTCGGGGTGTTGGTGCCAAAAGATAGACGTTATTATTCAAACAACAAAGCCGAGCTGGTCTGCAGATCAACTCCCTTCCTCAATACATGCttttatacaattttaaaacactgattttaaaaaagattacATACTCTCCCAGCACGAGCAGGTATCAGTATACTGATTAAAATTTGGTTATACTCTTTATAAGTTATTATAACTTGTTGATACTCTTTCACACCTTATACTTTGGTTATACATGAGTGAATTACACTTtgattgtttaatttatttattttatttgtttgttttgtttattctaTAATAGATGTGGGTGAAAATGGGGTCGTCTTAGGGTTTTATTCAAAGACTTGGTTTGTTTGGGTGGAACAGAAGATTTATCACATGTTCAAAAGTGATGTTTATAATTTCTTAGCTATTCACAAATATACATCATCGTTCAAAAGTTTGGCATCAGTGTTGTTTCAGATAAACCTGTAAAACGAGTGTAATACGATTCTTGTGCTACAGACTTGGGTTTCTGAATAATAATCCATGACAGTGTGGGGTGACATTCTCACTGTGTTGAGCAGAAGTTTGTCGTTTGTTTCTGTGAGCTCCAGAGCCAGAGTGCTGTAAACTTTCTGCCACTTTTGGATAAATATCCATATTTGCAGGTCTTTTCTCTTCATAAAGATGAGCTGGAAAAGAGTGCTGCTTAATGGGTGCCATTTATTCCAGTCCATTTTACTTCCACAAACAAAAACGGAAGAATAATGTGTGAGCCAGCTGATCAATTCTCTTGCTGTAATCACCTAATGTTCCATGTAGATTTTCCAGATTCTAAACACCTTCAGTGCTTGAAAAAATATTGACTCCCAGAGCAAGGTCATCTTTGTATGGCTAGTATCTGAATTTCTAAACATATAAAGTTCTACATGAACTATTTCTGTGAGATTAGTGATGAGAAATCATGTGTAAGTTAGGTCAACTGTCTTGTTCATCTTGGCTCTGAAGAATGATCAGTCACAGTGGTTTTGGTATTGCTGCAATCAATAgaattacattacaaatctaaaaTTACAAAACTGTTACAGCTATTAAAGGCGGGTGATTGGGTGGTCGAGTCGTATTACTGTATTGTAGGAGATGTTTCCAAAAACAATTCCATAAATGCTTGGGGACAATCTAAAATACTTTAAGCATCTTGAatcattttgttgtgttttccAGATGTACCACTGTTCAGACTGTGGGGAGAGTTTTACTAAAAGTCATCATCTCAAAGATCACGAGCAGAtccacacgggagagaagccgtatcactgtggacagtgtgggaagagttttactcgtcagagtaatctccaaatacacgagcgcattcacacgggagagaagccgtactactgtggacagtgtgggaagagttttacccaACTATGTAATCTCCAACAGcacgagcgcattcacactggaaagaagccgtatcactgtggacagtgtgggaagagatTTACCCAACTATGTACTCTCCAACAGcacgagcgcattcacacgggagagaagccgtatcactgtggacagtgtggtaTGAGTTTTACTTGTCAGACTAATCTCCAaagacaccagcgcattcacacaggagagaagccgtatcactgtggacagtgtgggaagagtttcacTTATCAGAGTGCTCTCCAAATACACGAGCGGATCCACACAGgtgagaagccgtatcactgtggacagtgtgggaagagttttacttgtcaGAGTGCTCTACAACGACATAAGCACATTCACACAGgtgagaagccgtatcactgtggacagtgtgagaagagtttCACTTGTCAGACTAATCTCCAACGACACGAGCGGAtccacacgggagagaagccgtacTACTGTGGActgtgtgggaagagttttacccaACTATGTAATCTCCAAATACACGAGCGtgttcacacgggagagaagccgtatcactgtggacagtgtgagaagagttttacttgtcaGCATAATCTTCAACAGCATGAGCGcatccacacaggagagaagccgcaTTGCTGCTCgcagtgtgggaaaagttttcGTCACCAGAGGGCCCTCCACAGCCACCAGCAGAGTCATACAGGACAGAAGCCATACCTCTGTGCACAATGTGGGCGGGGCTATACTCATTTGAGTTCGTTAAGGACACACAAGTGCTCTAACTTAAAGCCATCAGATCTTGACACGTGAATTTGTCAAATTAAgatgtttttaatataaattttttaaaggGAGGTAAAGAGACATTCAGGCATAAAACTATAATATTATTTGTCATGGACTGTATTATTCTGTCGCATGGGACTTTATTGCTCACTCTTTGGGTTTTAGCTGAATTCATGATTTTATggtgttttcttgtttttccccGAATGCAACAATACCAAGCATAGAATACACACATTTAACCAGTGGGAACGCCCACTTTAATCGACCAATCCAGACGTCTGAGCGAGACACATGACTCCGACATGTCCCTCTAacatacttttctttttaaatgcgAGCTAGAATTTGCTTTATAAAATATCGCATTGTGCGCTCTATCTAACTGGACACCTTTCCAAGCCAACAGAATATAGTTGTGTTTGCAGGCAATGTGAAGAGATAATTCTTGTCCGAGTTGCTCCGTCTTTGCAGCGTCCATTTAACTATAGCTAACtacactttatggccaaaagtatgggGATGCCTGACACCACACCCATATATGCCTTTTGAACATCCTCTGATGGAATGGCATCCAATGCATGGTGTCTTGAGCTCTGTGTTCCTGATAGTTTTCATGGAGGTATTCCGTGGGTATGTAAGTAGCCTGAAGCAGGTTATGTTCCAGGCTTAGTTTGTTTCAGATAGCTGACAGAGCATGGCGTGCTCTTTTGAAGAATGTCCTGTGGATGAGGAAGCATGGATTATACGAAATCTTTTCCGCTGTGGAAGGGTGATAAGACCAAGTTTAGATGTGTTGTCATATCTGGAAGAATATTTTAGGAGAGTTACTATTTTTCATGTGAATCGTTAATTTAACAAACCTTTTGAAACCTCAC
Coding sequences within it:
- the LOC108257460 gene encoding zinc finger protein 239, with amino-acid sequence MKSESRRRSLGKSPRTPAATGSEMYHCSDCGESFTKSHHLKDHEQIHTGEKPYHCGQCGKSFTRQSNLQIHERIHTGEKPYYCGQCGKSFTQLCNLQQHERIHTGKKPYHCGQCGKRFTQLCTLQQHERIHTGEKPYHCGQCGMSFTCQTNLQRHQRIHTGEKPYHCGQCGKSFTYQSALQIHERIHTGEKPYHCGQCGKSFTCQSALQRHKHIHTGEKPYHCGQCEKSFTCQTNLQRHERIHTGEKPYYCGLCGKSFTQLCNLQIHERVHTGEKPYHCGQCEKSFTCQHNLQQHERIHTGEKPHCCSQCGKSFRHQRALHSHQQSHTGQKPYLCAQCGRGYTHLSSLRTHKCSNLKPSDLDT